Part of the Desulfolutivibrio sulfoxidireducens genome is shown below.
CAGGATGTCCGGCTGCTGCAAAAACAGGCGGCACAGGGCCACCCGGCGGCGTTCGCCGCCGGAGATCACGGACACGGGCGTGTCCGGGGGCGGGCAGCGCAGGGCGTCCATGGCCATGTCAAGCTTGCTGTCCAGGTCCCAGGCGTCCAGGGCGTCGAGCTTCTCCTGGACCTCGCCCTGGCGGGCAATGAGCTTGTCCATGGCCTCGTCGGACATGGGTTCGGCGAATTGTGCGTTGATTTCCTCGAATTCCGCAAGAAGCGCCACGGTCTCGGCCGCGCCCTCCTCCACCACCTGGCGCACGGTCTTGGTGGAATCGACAAGCGGCTCCTGCTCCAGGTAGCCGATGGTGAATCCCGGGGAGACGTGGGTTTCGCCCTGGAAGTCCTTGTCCACCCCGGCCAGGATTTTTAAGAGCGAGCTTTTGCCCGAGCCGTTCAGGCCCAGGACGCCGATCTTGGCGCCGTAGAAATAGGACAGGGAGATGTCTTTGAGGATGGGCTTTTTGTCGTGGAACTTGCTGACCCGAAGCATCGAATAAATAATTTTGTTGGGCTCGGCGACGGCCATGCGGGAACCTCTTTTGTGTCGTATTTCCGCCGGTGGCGGCGGGAGCGGGCACATTGTACCGGCCGGGGGGGAGTTGTCAAATCCGCGAGTGCCGGCCGTGAGTACCGGCCGTGATGACAAGCGGCCGCGCGGCATTATATGCTCCAGACCATGCCAAGCGTCTCAACCTCGAGTCGTCGCGTGAAGCCGCGGGAGCATCCATGGACCCCGTCACCCATATAGCCAGCGGCATCCTGGTCGGACAGGCCGTGCGGGACCGTTTTCCCCCCGGGAAATGGCTGATTTTTTTCACGGCCCTTTGCGCCTGGATTCCGGACATCGACAATTTCGTGACCTACTTCGGCCCCGAGGCCTACATGCGCTACCACCGGGGCCTGACCCATTCCATCCTGGGCGGGGCGGTCCTGGCCGCGCTTTTAGCCGCCGCCTTCCGGCCCCTGTCCCGGGCCGCGCCCTTTCTCAAGGTGTTCGCCCTGGCCTTTGGCTGCATCCTGATGCACGATTTCCTGGACCTCATCACCACCTACGGCACCCAGCTCCTTCTGCCCTTTTCCGATGCGCGCCTCGGGCTTCCGGCCGTCTTTATCGTCGATCCCGTGTATACCGGGGTCATGCTCGTGGCCGTGGTCCTGGGGTTCGTCCTGAAGACCCGGGGGAGGACTGTGGCGCTTGTGGCCCTGGGCTGGCTTGTTCTCTATCCGGCATTGAGCCTGGGGCTTCGGGAGATCGTGGTCGCGGCCCAGAAGGAGCGCCTTACGGCCGAGGGCCTGCCCCAGGCCGTGGCCCATGTGACCACGGACGCCCTAAGTCCCATCTACTGGAAGGTGGTGGTGGACGACGGCTCAAACTACCGGGTGCGCGCGGCGAGCCTCCTCGACCCCCATGGAGGTCCGGACGTGGCCGTGGGCAAAAAGGCCAACCGGGAGACGCTACGGCGTCTGGGCCGGGAGGTCTCGATCCTGTCCACCTACGAATGGTTCGCGGAATTCCCGGTGGTGAGTGTCCCTTCCGAATCCGCCGCATCCATGAAGACCGAAAAATTCCGTGATTCCGGCGGGATGGTCTCCAGGGCCGAGGCCGGACAGAACGCGTCCGGGTCAGGCCCCGACGGTTTTTCCCAGCCGCGCGTCCTGATCTTTTCGGACATGCGGTTTGTGGGGGTGAGTCCGGTGCTGCCCGAGTCGCGGCGCAACCCGAAGCAGCCGATGTTTGCCGTGCGTGTGGAGCTTGACGCGTCAGGCCGGCCGGAGAAGGTGTTTTTTTATCGCGGCGGGCAGGCCCAGGGGATCGCGCCCGCGGGTCGCGCGTCACGGACGAAGGGGCCTTAGGCCTCCGCCCAACTCGACTTGGCAACCCCCGCTGGCTGGAGAGAAACGACCGGAGTGTCACCTCTGTTCCCGGTTTCAAGTGTTGCCCATGTTCCCGGTTGCACAGGGGCGCAGCCCCCCACCTCCTCCCGCGTCTTCATTTTTCACCTCGGAGAGATGGGTTCGTTTTGGATCACCCCGCATCACCACTCTCACCTCTCTTCCCTGGTCGAAATGCCGCCCCGCCTCGGGTCTGGGCGCAAGCTCCCACACCCAGGATGCGTCGCCCGGCGGACAGGTGACGCCGTACAGCAGGTCCGTCTCGTCGAGAATCGTCTCGCCGTCCACATCCCGGCTCATGGTGTCCGTGATCAGGCACCGTGAGCCGGGCAGCCCCATGAGCCAGTCCAGGTGCGCCTGAACGATACGTCGGCAGACCTTGAGAATATCCGCCTCGGGACAGCCGAGCTTCGTCAGCCGCGCCTTCACCGGCAACGCGAGTTGCGACAGCACGTTGGCGGAAATCGTCAGATCCGGCTTACGCGCCGCAAGTTCCGTCGGCGTAACCGGCTTGATCCTGTCCAGGTCGATCCCAGGCCGCCAGCCCAAAGCCGCGTCCAGAAGGCCGGTCAAATCCGTGGCCGCAAGCCGCACGTTCCCGAAGCCCCGGGCCGCCATCCGCGCCCGGAGCGGATGCACCGCGTCGGCCAGAACCACCCGGGAAAACATCCCGGCCAACGCCGCAAGCGGTACGTCAAAAAGATGCCCGGACCCGCACACCACAACCGTGCCTTTTTCCGGGCACGCCCGCGCCGCCTCCCGCATCGCCCTCCGGCAGCGCCGCAGATGCGGCTCCCAGGCCGTGCGACACCGGCGACACCTCGCCGCCAGGGCCACGGATTCGCCCACAAGCCCGTGCCGCCGGGCGGCCAGCCCGGCGGGCGTGACCAGCCATTCCAGGAGTTCCCGCAGCATGGCCGGTCAATACACCTTGCGTCGCGAGAACCCTTCGCCGAGCACGTTGAAGGTGTTCTCCACCACGAAGAAGGCGTTTTTATCCCTGGCGAAGACCAGTTCCTCCAGGCGTTTGATCTGCACGGTGTTGGTGATGGTCATAAGGACGTTTTTGGGATTGCCGGTGTAGGCCCCGCGTCCGTGGAGAAAGGTGCAGCCCCGGCGCAGCACGTGCACGATGTCCTGGGCGATCTGGTCGGCCTGGTCGGAGATGATCAGCACCATCTTGCGTTGGTTGAAAAGCGACAGGAAGTATTCCATGACCGTGGAGGAGACGAAGGAAAGGACAAGGGAATACAGGATCAGGTCCGTATCATAGAAAAAAAAGCCCCCGGAAAAAAGGACCAGATTATAGAGGAAGTTGAACTGGCCCACGCGCAGGTTCCACTTCTGGTTGAGGGCGATGGCCACGATGTCCGTGCCGCCCAGGGACCCGTAGGACCTCAGCCCGATGCCCACCCCCGCGCCCATGATGGCCCCGCTGAAGATGGCCGCCAGCATGGGATCGTCGATGCCCGCCCGAAAGGTCACCATGTCCATGAAGACGCTTAAGATCGCCATGCCGTAGAGGGTATAGAGGATGAACCGGCGGCTTAGACTGAACCAGCCCACGAACATCAGCGGCACGTTGAGCAGGAAATACCATGTGCCGATGCCCACGCCCCCGAAGAGGTAGTAGAGCAGAAGCCCCAGGCCCGAGACGCCGCCGGAGATGAATCCGTGCTCCACGGCCACGGCCTTGACCCCGAAGGAAAACATGAACGCGCCCAGGGTGATGAGCACGATGTTGCGGGCCACGGCCACGGTCGGGATGTTCAGGAACCGGCGAAGGGGCATAGATCGGGAGGTACTCCGCACGGGGCGGGAAATCAAGCCAGGCGACCGGCTGCGGGCCAGGAAGAGGCCGGGGGCGGTCCGGATGATCGGGTTACGGGAACGGCCGCGAGGCGGGAAGAGGCCGGGCGCGGGGCCTGGAGATGCGAGGAAGGCCGGGACAAGGGAAACCGGCTCAGGCCGGGCGGGCGGGAGATCCGAAGCGGGCCAGTTTTTTCATGTCCGGCGCAACCACCGCGCTGCATCCGTCGCAGGCCAGGGCGTAGCGCACGTCCGCTGTCCAGACCCGGCGGTATTCGGGGTCGGACAGAAAGCGGCGGGCCAGGGAGAACGGGCGGGAAAAAAGGTCCATGACCGGGCCGAAAAGCTCCGAGGGGTCACGGAAGCATTCCCAGTCGCATCTGGCGCAGAAGGGCCGGGTCTTTATGGCGGCCGGGTCGAGGTCGGAGAAGCGGCCCAGGTCCTCGCCGCCCCGGTAGCCGCAGGGAAAGATGTGGCCCCGGGCCGCGTCCATAAAAAAGAAGTCGATGCCCCCCCGGCAGGGGTAGTGGCCGTTTCCCGTATTTCCGGAGTAGTGGCGGACAAGCGTAAGCAGGGAGCTTCTGGGGGTGAAGATGCGCAGCCGGCCGCGAAATTCCGGGATGACCTCGTAGAGGGCGGAAAAAAGGGCCGCCTTCTCGGGCGGGGTGAAGCGGATGAAGTCGTCGGTCGAGGTGGCGGCGTAGACCGCCTCGCCGGCCTGGACGGTCGCGGCCGCCGGGGCGTGGTCGCTGTCCGGCGGGGTCTCTTCGGCGCTCATGGGATAGCAGGCGTTGACCGTGGTGAACCCGAGCGATTCCACGAAGGCGTAAAAGCGGCGGAAGGCCTGGCGGAAATGCCCGGTGAAGGCGGCGGCGTCGAAGGTTGCCGGGTCGGCCGGATCGTGGGGGACTGGCGCGCCATGTCCCCCGGTCAGGCGGTTGATGCCCAGATTGGCGGCCGGGAACAGGCCGTGGTCGTGGAGGATGGGCAGGGCCTTGGCAATGCCCCGGATGACCCCGGGCAGGCCCCGGTTTTTTTCGTGCAGGTCCGGGTCGGCGCTGTCCACGCTGATCCAGAAGGCGTTGAAGCCGCTTGTAAGAAGGGTCTTGGCCAGATCGGCCATGCGCGCGGCAAAGTCCGGACGCTCGTGGTCCCGGAAGAAATAGCCGTTGGTGCCGGTGCGCACATGGCGGATGCCGGCGTCCCTGGCCCGTCGGGCCAGGGGGGCGATGTCCTTCAGGCACAGAAGCGGTTCTCCGCCGGTAAACGAGATGGCCGCCACGCCGCGTCTGGCCATGGCCTCGATCTGGGGCCACAGGATCTCGGGCCGCAGGGTGGAGCGGGGGAAGCGGTTTTCCACGCGCATGCCGCACTGGGCGCAGGAGGCGTTGCAACGGTCGGTGTACTGGATGACCACTTGGCCGGGCACGCGTCCCCCGGCTAGGCGGCGCAGGTCGGACAGGCCGATGAGGCGGCGGGACGCGGGGACCTGGGACGACGGGGGGCTGGCGGTGGTGGAGGACATGGAAAGGCATCATGCCCGGGGATCATGGCGAGGATGTGGCGGGGGCATGGCGTCGCGATGACGCGGCGGCCATGGCCGCCGCGCCTGGCCGCGGGCTTGCGAAGAGCCGGGGAATCGGTGTACGCACGGGGGGACAGAATGGTTCGACCGGTGGCGGCGTTTGACGGTTTTTGAAGGAACTTCCGCGTAGCCCCCGGGCTGGCGCGGTTCGGCAAGGGGCCTATGGACGATCTGGGCGGCATCCTCACCGAGCTTTTCTGGAAATATTTCGACCTGCTGTGGGAGGCCGCCAGGGAGTTGGCCCACAAGGCCTGGCTGACCCTGTGGGGAGCGCTCTACCATGCCGCCGCGTGGCTGGAGTCCGCGGTCCAGTCCGTCTCGCGGCAGGTCGCGCCGTGGCAGGCGGCCCTGGCGGCCCTGGTCCTGGCGGCGGGCCTTGCCTTCTGGATTTTTCGCGATACCATCTATCTGCGCCGTTTTCGGCACAATATCCATTGGTTGCGTTTTCGGGGCTACCGCCCCATGGTGGTTACGTTCAAGCAGGGGGCGCACCAGGGCGAGTCGGACTTTCTGGGGCGGGAGACCCAGGTCCCGGACCGGTTCCCGGGCCTGCGCCTTTTCGACGCGATTCCCGACCGCTATGTGGTCGTTTTCGGCGCGGGAAACGGCGGCCCGGCCCGGGCGGTGCGGACCTATCCCCGGCTGACCCGGGCCGGGCGCGTGGCCATGGTGCGGGATCTGACGGAACACGTTCGGGCGGCCGGACGGTACGTGAACCCTGAAAGCGAGGTCCAGGCCTTCCTGGCCTTTCTGGCGGCCATGGATCCGGAATTTTGCGAGGTCTGCGCCCGTAAGCCGTATCCAAGAAA
Proteins encoded:
- a CDS encoding metal-dependent hydrolase, coding for MDPVTHIASGILVGQAVRDRFPPGKWLIFFTALCAWIPDIDNFVTYFGPEAYMRYHRGLTHSILGGAVLAALLAAAFRPLSRAAPFLKVFALAFGCILMHDFLDLITTYGTQLLLPFSDARLGLPAVFIVDPVYTGVMLVAVVLGFVLKTRGRTVALVALGWLVLYPALSLGLREIVVAAQKERLTAEGLPQAVAHVTTDALSPIYWKVVVDDGSNYRVRAASLLDPHGGPDVAVGKKANRETLRRLGREVSILSTYEWFAEFPVVSVPSESAASMKTEKFRDSGGMVSRAEAGQNASGSGPDGFSQPRVLIFSDMRFVGVSPVLPESRRNPKQPMFAVRVELDASGRPEKVFFYRGGQAQGIAPAGRASRTKGP
- a CDS encoding YitT family protein; translation: MPLRRFLNIPTVAVARNIVLITLGAFMFSFGVKAVAVEHGFISGGVSGLGLLLYYLFGGVGIGTWYFLLNVPLMFVGWFSLSRRFILYTLYGMAILSVFMDMVTFRAGIDDPMLAAIFSGAIMGAGVGIGLRSYGSLGGTDIVAIALNQKWNLRVGQFNFLYNLVLFSGGFFFYDTDLILYSLVLSFVSSTVMEYFLSLFNQRKMVLIISDQADQIAQDIVHVLRRGCTFLHGRGAYTGNPKNVLMTITNTVQIKRLEELVFARDKNAFFVVENTFNVLGEGFSRRKVY
- a CDS encoding radical SAM protein, with protein sequence MSSTTASPPSSQVPASRRLIGLSDLRRLAGGRVPGQVVIQYTDRCNASCAQCGMRVENRFPRSTLRPEILWPQIEAMARRGVAAISFTGGEPLLCLKDIAPLARRARDAGIRHVRTGTNGYFFRDHERPDFAARMADLAKTLLTSGFNAFWISVDSADPDLHEKNRGLPGVIRGIAKALPILHDHGLFPAANLGINRLTGGHGAPVPHDPADPATFDAAAFTGHFRQAFRRFYAFVESLGFTTVNACYPMSAEETPPDSDHAPAAATVQAGEAVYAATSTDDFIRFTPPEKAALFSALYEVIPEFRGRLRIFTPRSSLLTLVRHYSGNTGNGHYPCRGGIDFFFMDAARGHIFPCGYRGGEDLGRFSDLDPAAIKTRPFCARCDWECFRDPSELFGPVMDLFSRPFSLARRFLSDPEYRRVWTADVRYALACDGCSAVVAPDMKKLARFGSPARPA